One part of the Melioribacteraceae bacterium genome encodes these proteins:
- a CDS encoding YchF/TatD family DNA exonuclease, which yields MFVDTHAHLFYPNFNGELDQVLERAAAAGVDYIIVPATDLASSARAIELADKYEQIYATVGIHPHDTREWSDDLIPMLEKVAGHKKVVAIGEIGLDYYYDFSPRDIQLKAFEAQIELAIRLNLPVIIHNRESNDDIMAFARRYKGTGLKAQYHCFAGSVEDARELVEMHHYISFPGNITFKKADSLRKVLSRIAVENLLLETDSPFMTPAPRRGERNEPAYIKLVAEKIAEVHNLSVEDVARTTSYNAYKLFGIGMKPSLSFTYQIGSSLYINVTNRCNADCVFCDRKGEAVINGYNLKMTKSEEPEADVYIREIGDPKRFKEIVFCGYGEPAIRWDVVKQIAKYVKENGGRTRMNTDGHGNFINKRDITPELKGLIDIVSISLNSVDPDQYAALMRVDSSLHAEMLDFANKAKEYTHVVMSIVGLSDVDSEAAKIFVTDKIGVDFREREYF from the coding sequence ATGTTCGTAGATACACATGCACATTTGTTTTATCCCAATTTCAACGGTGAACTCGACCAGGTACTGGAACGTGCGGCAGCTGCAGGAGTCGATTATATAATTGTACCCGCAACAGATCTGGCTTCATCCGCCCGTGCAATAGAACTGGCTGATAAATACGAGCAGATTTATGCGACAGTCGGAATTCACCCTCATGATACTAGAGAGTGGAGTGACGATCTGATTCCAATGCTTGAAAAGGTCGCCGGGCACAAAAAAGTGGTTGCCATCGGGGAAATCGGTCTTGATTACTATTACGATTTCTCGCCGCGCGATATTCAACTGAAAGCTTTCGAGGCACAGATTGAGCTTGCTATTCGACTCAACCTGCCAGTGATTATCCACAACAGGGAATCGAACGATGATATAATGGCTTTTGCCCGAAGATATAAAGGAACCGGACTTAAAGCACAGTATCACTGCTTTGCAGGTTCCGTTGAAGATGCGAGAGAACTTGTGGAGATGCATCATTACATCTCTTTTCCCGGAAACATCACTTTTAAAAAAGCAGATAGCCTCAGGAAAGTCTTAAGCAGGATCGCGGTTGAAAATCTCCTTCTTGAAACTGACTCCCCTTTTATGACACCAGCTCCCCGACGCGGAGAAAGGAACGAACCGGCGTATATTAAACTGGTTGCTGAAAAAATTGCAGAGGTTCACAATCTTTCGGTTGAAGATGTTGCAAGAACAACTTCTTATAACGCATATAAATTATTCGGTATCGGTATGAAACCATCATTAAGTTTTACTTATCAGATCGGCAGTTCTCTTTACATAAATGTTACGAACAGATGCAATGCCGATTGCGTTTTCTGCGATCGTAAGGGAGAAGCTGTTATAAACGGTTACAATTTGAAAATGACAAAGTCGGAAGAACCTGAAGCAGATGTTTATATTAGAGAGATCGGCGACCCGAAGCGTTTTAAGGAAATTGTATTCTGCGGTTACGGCGAACCGGCTATCAGATGGGATGTTGTAAAACAAATCGCCAAATACGTAAAAGAGAACGGCGGCCGGACAAGGATGAATACAGATGGACACGGAAATTTTATAAACAAACGGGATATTACACCGGAATTGAAAGGGTTGATCGATATTGTTTCTATAAGCCTGAATTCTGTTGATCCTGATCAATATGCAGCGTTGATGAGAGTCGATTCATCTCTTCATGCTGAAATGCTCGACTTCGCTAATAAAGCGAAGGAATATACTCACGTAGTTATGTCGATCGTCGGTTTAAGCGATGTAGATTCCGAAGCGGCAAAAATATTTGTGACTGATAAGATCGGCGTCGATTTCAGAGAGAGAGAATATTTTTAA
- the purM gene encoding phosphoribosylformylglycinamidine cyclo-ligase, translating to MNSDNTYKSAGVDIDAGDRTVEKIKKLAASTFNKNVLSGIGHFGAFYQIDLEKYKNPVLVSSVDGVGTKLKIAFAADKHDTVGQDLVNHCVNDIAVCGAEPQYFMDYLAVGKLIPERAAEIIKGFSIACRENNVALIGGETAEMPGFYTEDEYDISGTIVGIVERNKIINGKNVVAGDLMIGFKSNGLHTNGYSLARKVLLDKFRINEIPAGFENTLGEELLRVHKSYLKLICEMKEKISVKAFSHITGGGIIGNTVRVIPKNLSLKINWEGWEIPPLFELIKSTGNIKIEEMRKVFNLGIGLIAIVDRDDVEKALDVASALGEPGILIGEVIQ from the coding sequence ATGAATTCCGATAATACCTATAAAAGCGCCGGGGTCGATATCGATGCCGGTGACAGAACCGTTGAAAAGATCAAAAAACTGGCTGCATCTACATTCAATAAGAATGTTCTCTCCGGTATCGGCCATTTCGGGGCTTTCTACCAGATTGATCTTGAGAAATATAAAAATCCGGTACTTGTCTCGAGCGTGGACGGAGTCGGTACAAAACTAAAAATAGCATTTGCAGCTGATAAGCACGACACAGTTGGACAGGACCTCGTAAATCATTGTGTAAATGATATTGCTGTATGCGGGGCTGAGCCGCAATACTTTATGGATTACCTTGCCGTTGGAAAACTGATTCCCGAAAGGGCTGCAGAAATTATTAAGGGTTTTTCTATTGCCTGCAGAGAAAATAATGTCGCCCTTATAGGAGGTGAAACTGCCGAGATGCCCGGATTTTATACCGAGGACGAATACGATATCTCTGGAACAATAGTTGGCATTGTAGAACGCAATAAAATAATTAACGGTAAAAATGTAGTTGCCGGGGACCTGATGATCGGCTTCAAGTCCAACGGGCTCCATACAAACGGTTATTCACTTGCCAGAAAAGTTTTACTGGACAAATTCAGAATTAATGAAATACCTGCCGGTTTTGAAAATACGCTTGGAGAGGAACTCCTGAGAGTTCATAAGTCGTATTTAAAATTGATCTGCGAAATGAAGGAGAAAATTTCTGTCAAAGCTTTTTCGCATATTACCGGCGGAGGAATTATTGGAAACACAGTTCGGGTTATACCAAAGAATCTTTCATTAAAGATAAACTGGGAAGGATGGGAAATTCCGCCACTGTTCGAACTTATTAAAAGTACAGGTAACATTAAAATCGAAGAGATGAGAAAAGTATTTAATCTTGGTATCGGATTAATCGCGATAGTCGACAGGGACGATGTTGAAAAAGCGCTTGATGTCGCATCGGCACTTGGCGAGCCCGGAATTTTAATCGGAGAAGTAATTCAATAA